A stretch of DNA from Magnetococcales bacterium:
GCATCAATTCCGGGTCGAATCGCAACACCGTGGCCGTGGCCATGGCCACTTCGGTGGGCAGACCGAGATCCAGGAGATTGGGAATGGTGGGGTTGGCGCTCAAGGGGATGCTGGGGGGATGCACGATGACATTGGAGGTGCGGGGGCGGGCAGTGAGAAAGGCGACCTCGCCAAAAAAATCCCCCGGAACCAGGGAGGCCAACGGGATGCTGGCGCCCTGTTTGACCACGCTGGCCCCACCGGAAAGCAACAGAAAAAGACTGCGCTCCTCGGAACTGCCTTCCTGGATCAGGTATTCCCCAACATCGTAGGCGACCACATGGGCATGGCGTTCCACCAATGCCTCACGTTCTTTGTCCGAGAAGGGATCAAAGAAGTCAACTTGCTGAAAAATCAGCAGAAAATCACTCGCAGTCAAACCCGCGATCTCACGCATTGAGATCTGCCTTCGATCCGTGTGAAAACCTGACCCCCTTGAGGGATCCCCAGTT
This window harbors:
- a CDS encoding cyclic nucleotide-binding domain-containing protein, which encodes MREIAGLTASDFLLIFQQVDFFDPFSDKEREALVERHAHVVAYDVGEYLIQEGSSEERSLFLLLSGGASVVKQGASIPLASLVPGDFFGEVAFLTARPRTSNVIVHPPSIPLSANPTIPNLLDLGLPTEVAMATATVLRFDPELMPGLGSMLRIKLKDRIIQHLTRRVDRMHAKVIRLTGQDPMLSVDPELVEQLQDSHHQHALDERERTKDRLIEQLAAFLDELNHALVAY